A region from the Algoriphagus machipongonensis genome encodes:
- a CDS encoding DUF6090 family protein, with amino-acid sequence MINFFRKIRQNMLVQNKFTKYLVYAFGEIILVVIGILIALSINNWNQNRINRNLETQYYKRLLEDVKEEKLILEATINYSNQVIGHAKKALAIFENSPDAYPDSVQNLIDMYQASQLQDSNSASSTYKELIASGQINLIQNEALKTALVRFYEIEWTEIGVLKLENTYRLNLRGKMPDEIQTEIRSNCDDIYVKSRSNYLTALPDKCEINLDPLVAKSVVEELRQDESLKKDLRYLIGNETSKQNDLQTI; translated from the coding sequence ATGATCAATTTCTTCAGAAAAATTCGTCAAAATATGTTGGTTCAAAACAAGTTCACAAAATATCTAGTCTATGCATTTGGGGAAATTATCCTGGTGGTGATTGGGATATTAATTGCATTGTCAATCAATAACTGGAATCAAAACCGTATAAACCGGAATCTAGAAACTCAATACTACAAACGCCTTTTGGAGGATGTCAAAGAAGAAAAATTAATCCTAGAAGCGACAATAAATTATTCCAATCAGGTGATTGGCCATGCCAAAAAAGCCCTTGCTATATTTGAAAATTCGCCAGATGCTTATCCGGATTCAGTTCAAAATCTCATAGATATGTATCAGGCGAGCCAGCTGCAAGACTCCAATTCTGCTTCCTCCACTTATAAGGAGCTTATTGCTTCTGGTCAAATTAACCTGATTCAAAACGAGGCCCTAAAAACAGCCTTAGTCCGATTTTATGAGATAGAATGGACCGAAATTGGGGTTTTAAAACTAGAGAATACCTATCGGCTGAATTTAAGAGGAAAAATGCCAGATGAAATCCAGACAGAAATTCGATCCAACTGCGACGATATCTATGTGAAATCGAGGAGTAATTATCTGACAGCTTTACCGGATAAATGTGAAATAAATCTAGATCCCCTTGTTGCCAAATCAGTGGTAGAAGAGCTGCGGCAAGACGAGAGTTTAAAAAAAGATTTGAGATATCTAATTGGAAATGAGACCAGTAAACAAAATGATCTGCAGACAATATGA
- a CDS encoding NAD-dependent epimerase/dehydratase family protein, with the protein MKKAGIIGGSGFIGSYNTQKLLNEGYKVKVSTTDLSKKEKYEHLLSLKNAENLEIAQLDVENKQELLDFLKDCEIVIHGGTPFQLDVKDLQKELFDPTIKGTENFLEAVLKTPGIEKVIFIASVAAYNTSFPFLPEGKTENDQITENDAPFMSEEGIPYAQAKFIANQAVNKFIADHPDLSFEITSVSPTGVMGKSLSNRQDSTSTGIQFLFKNKIAPNPFIQMIYDVDVLWALIDVEDVAEAIFKVATTKNTHGKNYLLSSESYRVSDVTLMLNNQLPVGKPEIVYSSALATKDLGKSFKPVSIPLNNYSS; encoded by the coding sequence ATGAAAAAAGCAGGCATCATCGGAGGTTCAGGCTTTATAGGAAGCTATAACACCCAAAAGCTTCTGAATGAAGGATACAAGGTAAAAGTATCTACTACGGACCTTTCCAAAAAAGAAAAGTATGAACATTTACTCAGCCTAAAAAATGCTGAGAACCTAGAAATCGCTCAATTGGATGTGGAAAACAAACAGGAGCTTTTGGATTTTTTGAAAGACTGTGAAATAGTAATTCACGGAGGAACACCTTTTCAATTGGATGTCAAAGACCTTCAGAAAGAATTGTTTGACCCTACCATAAAGGGTACAGAAAACTTCCTTGAAGCAGTTCTCAAGACTCCCGGGATAGAAAAAGTCATTTTTATTGCATCGGTGGCGGCTTACAACACAAGCTTCCCATTTTTACCCGAAGGAAAAACTGAAAATGACCAGATCACTGAAAATGATGCTCCGTTTATGAGTGAAGAAGGCATTCCTTATGCCCAGGCAAAGTTTATCGCCAATCAGGCCGTCAATAAATTCATAGCAGACCACCCTGATCTAAGTTTTGAAATAACTTCTGTTTCACCGACGGGTGTGATGGGAAAATCTTTGTCAAACAGACAAGATTCAACTTCAACGGGTATACAATTTCTGTTTAAAAATAAAATTGCCCCCAATCCCTTCATACAAATGATCTATGATGTGGATGTATTATGGGCATTGATAGATGTAGAAGATGTTGCCGAAGCGATTTTCAAAGTGGCTACAACCAAAAACACCCACGGTAAAAACTATCTTTTGTCCAGTGAAAGTTATAGGGTATCAGATGTGACATTGATGCTCAACAATCAACTTCCGGTAGGCAAACCTGAAATCGTCTATAGTTCTGCTTTGGCAACAAAGGATTTGGGAAAAAGCTTTAAACCAGTGAGCATTCCTTTGAATAACTATTCATCATAA
- a CDS encoding bile acid:sodium symporter family protein: MTAAEIVSQVFLPLSLAIIMLGMGMTLVPSDFTRILKNPKSILIGLTNQLIFLPIIGFLLALAFNLNPVMAVGLMILATCPGGATSNLITQVCKGNIALSVTLTATASVLCVVTIPFILSYVLEYFGTDTNTTIELPIVDTILQILVITIIPISIGMLIRKFKSNFAIRMEKPMRIASTVIFILVFLAVVAANFNMIGPAMKEVGLATLLLNILTMGMGYLTARLFKLDLKSAISITVESGIQNGTLAFVIATSILNNVEMGIPTGAYSIWMFITGGILMWQLGKRPKANLAKAHPK, encoded by the coding sequence ATGACCGCAGCTGAAATTGTAAGCCAAGTTTTTTTACCCTTATCTCTTGCTATTATTATGCTAGGAATGGGGATGACCTTAGTCCCATCTGATTTTACTAGAATTCTAAAGAATCCAAAATCCATTTTAATTGGTCTTACCAATCAACTTATCTTTTTACCAATTATTGGTTTTTTATTAGCACTAGCTTTTAATTTAAATCCAGTAATGGCAGTCGGATTAATGATTCTGGCTACTTGTCCAGGCGGTGCAACAAGCAATTTGATAACACAGGTTTGTAAGGGAAATATTGCCTTATCTGTTACATTAACAGCTACAGCTAGTGTTTTATGTGTAGTTACAATACCTTTTATCCTGTCCTATGTACTAGAATATTTTGGCACTGACACAAATACCACAATCGAATTACCCATAGTTGATACTATCCTCCAGATATTAGTCATTACTATTATTCCTATTTCAATAGGAATGCTTATTCGTAAATTCAAATCAAACTTTGCAATACGAATGGAAAAACCAATGCGTATTGCTTCTACTGTAATCTTTATTTTGGTCTTTCTGGCTGTGGTGGCCGCAAATTTCAACATGATAGGTCCAGCAATGAAAGAAGTAGGGCTGGCAACTTTGCTATTAAATATACTGACAATGGGGATGGGTTATTTAACAGCTAGATTGTTTAAATTGGATTTAAAGAGTGCCATTTCAATCACTGTGGAGAGCGGTATACAAAACGGTACTTTGGCATTTGTGATTGCTACCTCAATATTAAATAATGTAGAAATGGGCATACCAACTGGAGCCTATAGTATTTGGATGTTTATAACTGGAGGGATATTAATGTGGCAACTTGGAAAAAGACCTAAAGCAAACTTAGCCAAAGCGCACCCAAAATAG
- a CDS encoding porin codes for MAQEKDSVAKIELSGFVELYYGYDFDDNTSGSRYPFLFSHNRKNKVAVNLALIKASFESGRFRANLALQQGTYPQDNYSAEPKALRWIHEANLGYALNTEKNVWLDVGVMPSHIGFESAISTENLTLSRSIIAENSPYFETGAKLSWQKNERWYFAFLYLNGWQRIQSIPGRNNPSFGTQASFAPSEKVLFNWSTFLGTDQSKEAGTYLFFSDFYVDWKPAVSWHLIAGLDVGKRTLLLDADRNWWGTSLILQRRFTKSFASAIRYEYYHDPFQAIAPSNVNEGIQTSGLSINTDWKIGQLLTFRLEGRWLQAPSEFNLGLDSGSSSNFFLLGSLAVNLNN; via the coding sequence ATGGCTCAGGAAAAAGACTCTGTAGCAAAGATTGAATTATCCGGCTTCGTTGAATTGTATTATGGGTACGACTTTGACGATAATACGAGTGGAAGTCGCTATCCATTTCTCTTCAGTCACAACCGTAAAAATAAAGTTGCTGTCAATCTTGCTTTGATCAAAGCTTCCTTCGAATCAGGTAGATTCCGAGCCAATTTGGCTCTGCAACAAGGAACATACCCACAGGACAACTACAGCGCCGAACCGAAAGCCCTTCGATGGATTCATGAGGCCAATTTGGGATATGCCCTCAACACAGAAAAAAACGTTTGGCTGGATGTCGGGGTGATGCCTTCCCATATTGGTTTCGAAAGTGCCATCTCAACAGAGAACCTGACACTTTCCAGATCCATTATCGCAGAGAATAGCCCTTATTTCGAAACGGGGGCAAAACTCAGCTGGCAAAAAAATGAACGCTGGTATTTTGCCTTTCTGTATCTGAATGGTTGGCAACGAATCCAAAGTATCCCGGGACGAAATAATCCATCTTTTGGCACCCAAGCTTCTTTTGCCCCCAGTGAAAAAGTCCTTTTCAACTGGAGTACCTTTCTGGGAACAGATCAGAGCAAAGAGGCTGGAACCTATCTCTTTTTTTCCGATTTCTATGTGGACTGGAAACCTGCCGTTTCCTGGCATTTGATCGCCGGATTGGACGTAGGCAAACGAACCCTTCTCTTGGATGCCGATCGTAACTGGTGGGGAACTTCCCTTATTTTGCAGCGAAGATTTACCAAGAGCTTTGCATCGGCCATCCGATACGAATATTACCACGATCCATTTCAGGCCATTGCCCCTAGCAACGTAAATGAAGGCATTCAAACCAGTGGCCTCTCAATCAACACTGATTGGAAGATCGGACAATTACTCACTTTCCGATTGGAAGGAAGATGGCTTCAAGCTCCAAGTGAATTCAACCTTGGTCTGGACAGCGGCAGTAGTAGCAACTTCTTCTTGCTAGGTTCTCTCGCAGTAAACTTGAACAATTGA
- a CDS encoding sugar phosphate isomerase/epimerase family protein — MKSTLLTFVFALSLMVCKAQDNRPGPQLPPETGETFKVGLAGYTFVKFDLDKTLETLKALDVHYLCIKDFHLPMNSTDAEIAEFHEKLKAHDITGYAVGPIYMKSKEEIDKAFDYAKRVGVKLIVGVPNVELLPYVDQKVKEYDFKFAIHLHGPDIEIYQDADDVWNHTKDLDPRIGMCLDIGHDTRNGKDPVADMEKYHTRVFDMHIKDVTGPTKQGYSLEVGRGIIDFPAMVRMIRKVGYTGVCSLEHERNMDNPFMGIGESLGYFRGVIETTKE; from the coding sequence ATGAAATCGACCCTCTTAACCTTTGTATTCGCACTCTCCTTGATGGTTTGCAAAGCACAGGACAACAGGCCTGGACCCCAACTACCACCTGAAACAGGTGAAACGTTTAAGGTAGGACTTGCCGGATACACCTTCGTGAAATTTGACCTGGATAAGACATTGGAAACATTGAAGGCCTTGGATGTTCATTACCTATGCATCAAAGATTTTCATTTGCCAATGAATAGCACCGATGCTGAAATTGCCGAATTTCATGAAAAACTGAAAGCCCATGATATCACCGGATATGCGGTTGGCCCAATCTATATGAAATCTAAAGAGGAGATCGATAAGGCATTTGATTATGCAAAACGTGTTGGAGTAAAGCTGATCGTGGGTGTCCCTAATGTGGAGCTGCTTCCCTACGTCGATCAAAAGGTGAAGGAGTATGATTTTAAATTCGCCATTCATTTGCACGGACCAGATATCGAAATCTATCAAGATGCTGATGATGTCTGGAACCACACCAAAGACCTAGATCCAAGAATTGGAATGTGCTTGGACATTGGACATGACACCCGAAATGGAAAAGACCCGGTAGCCGATATGGAAAAATATCACACACGTGTATTCGATATGCACATCAAAGATGTGACAGGACCAACAAAACAGGGTTATTCACTCGAGGTAGGTCGCGGCATCATCGACTTTCCTGCCATGGTCAGAATGATCAGAAAAGTGGGTTACACTGGGGTTTGCAGCCTGGAACATGAAAGAAATATGGACAATCCATTTATGGGCATAGGGGAATCTCTTGGCTATTTCAGGGGAGTTATCGAAACCACCAAGGAGTAG
- a CDS encoding S41 family peptidase, translated as MKKLSILILLLNFNLNLAAKSNCDCASELDFVYEQIQTTASFKDQIKGEKKLMFKENYQKLRAQMKDEQSKLDCFWKLNQLMSMVQDKHATLTENPSSLDEKNLQNSSFIARYRETDEFKNFPRSDRNLDELAKSLDGKSLDEVEGVYTIGSKLKMGVYRVAEDSLVGVILESQDEIWEPGQIFAYLKQSNIDSHFDIMHYGTNQKNLKFSKAQFFDHGMLFPSVLKENLKNNHAWIDKAAEDSYQLSNLSDDIQYVWLNSFSRTTKPKDRDALISQIQTDLTAKNLIIDLRNNGGGADKISLPILKELKKKKVNIYVITNFFTGSNAEMTTVRLKDKFDAIQLGQRTYGAISYGSNYGKSFNSPSGLFNFYPTDMRQREFIEFEEVGVQPDVKLNQESDWVEQTIAYIQNSDK; from the coding sequence ATGAAAAAATTATCAATTTTAATTCTGCTGCTTAATTTTAACTTAAACCTTGCAGCAAAAAGCAACTGTGATTGTGCTTCTGAACTTGATTTCGTTTATGAGCAAATCCAAACAACAGCCTCGTTCAAAGATCAGATTAAAGGCGAAAAGAAGTTGATGTTTAAAGAGAATTACCAAAAGCTAAGAGCTCAGATGAAGGATGAGCAGAGTAAGTTAGATTGCTTTTGGAAGCTGAATCAACTCATGTCAATGGTGCAGGATAAACATGCTACTCTCACTGAGAATCCTTCGAGCCTAGATGAGAAAAACCTTCAGAATTCTAGTTTTATAGCACGGTACAGAGAAACTGATGAATTCAAAAACTTTCCTAGGAGCGACAGAAATTTAGACGAATTGGCTAAAAGTCTGGATGGAAAAAGCCTAGATGAAGTTGAAGGGGTTTATACCATTGGCAGCAAGCTAAAGATGGGAGTTTATCGGGTTGCTGAAGACAGTTTGGTGGGGGTGATTCTAGAGTCCCAAGATGAAATCTGGGAGCCTGGGCAAATCTTCGCTTACCTTAAGCAATCCAACATCGATTCACATTTCGACATCATGCACTATGGAACGAATCAAAAAAATCTCAAATTCTCTAAAGCTCAATTCTTCGACCATGGGATGCTTTTTCCATCCGTGTTGAAAGAGAATCTTAAAAATAACCACGCGTGGATAGATAAGGCAGCGGAGGATTCTTATCAACTTTCAAATTTGTCCGATGATATTCAATACGTATGGCTAAATAGCTTCAGTCGCACGACCAAACCTAAAGATCGGGATGCGCTTATCTCACAAATCCAGACAGATCTTACCGCCAAAAATCTGATCATTGATCTTAGGAATAATGGGGGCGGAGCTGATAAAATCTCCCTTCCCATACTCAAGGAACTGAAAAAAAAGAAAGTTAACATCTATGTCATTACCAATTTTTTCACCGGTTCCAACGCCGAAATGACGACTGTTCGCCTAAAGGATAAATTTGATGCCATCCAACTGGGGCAGAGAACCTATGGCGCAATTAGCTACGGGTCTAACTATGGAAAAAGCTTTAATTCGCCTTCTGGTCTTTTTAATTTTTACCCCACGGATATGCGTCAGCGAGAATTTATTGAATTTGAAGAAGTGGGTGTGCAGCCGGATGTCAAATTGAATCAGGAATCAGATTGGGTGGAGCAGACGATAGCTTACATTCAAAATTCAGATAAGTAA
- a CDS encoding DUF6090 family protein, whose protein sequence is MISLFRKIRQKLFDSGDFKKYLFYAFGEIILVVIGILIAVQINNWNESKKLEEKKQQYYDQLLSDIATDTTNIHYFIKRIESSINSYETYVETFSESDIAVETTIENLSKVEYTYPIINFYTNTMTTLKETGDLKLIPTNIQNSLLDILRLQSTVENQRNQLDPAYLSLLSEARKLGFSSLSKRLSNQSKLAEVVKIEENVGEIILTIEAALVVKNWVEIDRLESFNNLLIKYRNLEKQIMLEKE, encoded by the coding sequence ATGATTAGTTTATTCAGAAAAATTAGGCAAAAGCTATTTGATTCAGGGGATTTTAAGAAATACCTCTTTTATGCCTTTGGAGAAATCATATTAGTGGTTATCGGTATTTTGATTGCTGTTCAGATTAATAATTGGAATGAGTCAAAAAAACTTGAAGAGAAAAAACAACAATATTATGACCAGCTTTTGAGTGATATAGCCACAGACACCACCAACATACATTATTTTATTAAGCGTATAGAAAGTAGTATTAATTCCTATGAAACTTATGTAGAAACTTTTTCAGAGTCTGATATTGCTGTTGAAACTACTATAGAAAATCTAAGCAAAGTCGAATATACTTACCCTATCATTAATTTTTATACCAACACAATGACTACTTTAAAAGAAACCGGGGACTTAAAATTAATACCAACAAATATTCAAAATAGTTTATTGGACATTTTGAGATTACAATCAACTGTCGAAAATCAAAGAAATCAATTAGACCCTGCTTATTTGAGTTTACTTTCCGAGGCCAGAAAATTAGGGTTTAGCTCTTTATCAAAAAGACTATCAAATCAATCAAAGCTAGCAGAGGTAGTCAAAATTGAGGAAAATGTAGGCGAAATCATTCTCACTATTGAGGCTGCTTTAGTGGTGAAAAACTGGGTAGAAATAGATAGACTGGAGAGTTTTAATAATTTATTGATAAAATATCGAAATCTGGAGAAGCAGATTATGCTTGAAAAAGAATGA
- a CDS encoding LytTR family DNA-binding domain-containing protein: MKNAYPFDPSIKHHLIIAFGLAIWIFIFLFFTEPLDVGQLDDIDKLKFPPIYGLFGATCYLLCLPLQVWLAEKEGKWLLGSELIFMSTLILIGFVTTWLVYFYIVMDANPYAYTIDYFAKAIYLPAALTVFPILGISRWSFGKYKEKQLEKDKIEIRGVGNFEGLRLHWRDLIYIQSSDNYVEVFFKDGEKLKTQLIRNKLSTVEEQVPELIRTHRSFLINPAHFNQWKTGNRKLHICLSEGIEVPVSKTYQEGLIAAVNFTTD; encoded by the coding sequence TTGAAAAACGCTTACCCTTTTGACCCTTCTATCAAACATCACCTGATTATCGCCTTTGGTCTGGCAATCTGGATATTTATTTTTTTGTTTTTTACAGAGCCGCTTGATGTGGGGCAGCTTGATGATATCGATAAACTGAAATTCCCACCAATTTACGGGCTGTTTGGAGCAACTTGCTACTTGCTTTGCCTTCCTTTGCAAGTATGGCTTGCAGAGAAGGAAGGGAAGTGGCTTCTTGGTTCAGAGTTAATTTTTATGTCCACATTAATCTTGATTGGATTTGTCACCACCTGGCTTGTTTACTTTTATATTGTGATGGATGCAAATCCCTACGCTTATACTATTGACTATTTTGCAAAAGCTATCTATTTGCCTGCTGCTTTGACGGTATTTCCGATTTTGGGGATCAGTCGTTGGTCTTTTGGTAAATACAAGGAGAAACAACTCGAAAAAGATAAAATTGAAATTCGGGGAGTCGGGAATTTTGAAGGGCTTCGATTGCATTGGAGGGATTTGATTTATATACAATCTTCGGATAATTATGTGGAGGTCTTTTTTAAAGATGGGGAGAAATTAAAAACACAATTGATCCGAAATAAACTATCCACGGTAGAGGAGCAGGTTCCAGAACTGATCCGGACGCATCGTTCTTTTTTGATAAATCCAGCGCATTTTAATCAATGGAAAACGGGTAATAGAAAATTGCATATCTGCCTGAGTGAAGGAATAGAAGTGCCCGTGTCCAAGACATATCAAGAGGGCTTAATAGCTGCTGTTAATTTCACCACAGATTAG
- a CDS encoding DUF418 domain-containing protein → MQQTSTAELIPIKQSDRILSLDIMRGIVLFGILLMNINGFGLGFGYNDPTVQGGDTGLNLYTWMMTNLFFEGTMRALFSLLFGVGMFIFLDRLSKKGAGIKAADIFFRRLLWLLVFGLIHGYLLLWLGEILYDYALMGFLVYSFRLMAPKKLIFTALLLFCIGTTWNYFDYSAQKKLVNQVEEANTMTASGQELSKELKAAQETWEGQVKERSPEAAEEFNTGMQKGYFGAVAFLAPLNMEFDMEAPYRSDVWDVLSMMLFGIALFRWGFLTGEKPASQYWLMVLIGYAVGLAINYYEMQTILDANFSILSFKQADITYYWGRFFVSIGHVGLIMLFSKAPFFAWLKNGLAAVGKMALTNYMMHSVFCMFIFTGVGFGLIGKLQRYELLYVVVGIWIFQLILSPIWLRYFHYGPMEWLWRNLSYGKVHPMRKGPQQID, encoded by the coding sequence ATGCAACAAACCTCAACTGCTGAACTGATCCCAATCAAGCAATCGGATCGAATTCTCTCCTTAGACATCATGCGAGGGATCGTACTTTTTGGAATCTTATTGATGAATATTAATGGCTTCGGCCTGGGCTTTGGCTACAATGATCCCACAGTCCAAGGTGGCGATACCGGCCTCAACCTCTACACCTGGATGATGACCAACCTCTTTTTTGAAGGTACAATGCGTGCTTTGTTTTCTCTACTTTTCGGTGTAGGGATGTTTATTTTTCTAGATCGACTTAGCAAGAAAGGCGCTGGCATTAAGGCCGCTGACATATTTTTCCGGAGACTATTGTGGCTGTTGGTATTTGGATTGATTCATGGCTACCTATTGCTTTGGCTTGGCGAAATCCTTTATGATTATGCTTTGATGGGTTTTTTGGTCTATTCATTCCGGCTGATGGCTCCTAAGAAATTGATCTTTACTGCGCTCCTCCTTTTTTGTATTGGGACTACTTGGAATTATTTTGACTATTCAGCACAAAAGAAACTGGTAAATCAGGTAGAGGAGGCGAATACGATGACTGCTTCCGGCCAAGAACTTTCAAAAGAACTGAAAGCTGCCCAAGAAACCTGGGAAGGGCAGGTAAAAGAAAGATCTCCGGAAGCCGCGGAGGAGTTTAATACCGGAATGCAAAAGGGTTATTTTGGTGCAGTGGCATTTTTAGCTCCTTTAAATATGGAGTTTGACATGGAAGCTCCCTATCGCTCCGATGTTTGGGATGTGCTGAGTATGATGCTTTTCGGGATCGCCCTATTTAGGTGGGGATTTCTCACTGGAGAAAAACCCGCTTCTCAGTATTGGCTGATGGTATTGATTGGCTATGCGGTCGGACTAGCAATCAATTACTACGAAATGCAGACCATTCTTGACGCTAATTTTTCAATTCTATCCTTTAAGCAAGCCGATATCACTTACTACTGGGGGAGATTTTTTGTCTCCATCGGTCATGTGGGTTTGATTATGCTTTTTTCTAAGGCTCCATTTTTTGCATGGTTGAAAAATGGACTAGCTGCCGTAGGCAAAATGGCCTTGACCAATTACATGATGCATTCCGTGTTCTGCATGTTCATTTTTACTGGAGTAGGCTTTGGGCTAATAGGAAAGCTTCAACGCTACGAATTGCTTTATGTGGTCGTTGGAATCTGGATCTTTCAATTGATACTCAGTCCGATTTGGCTTCGATATTTTCACTATGGCCCGATGGAATGGCTTTGGAGGAATCTCAGCTATGGCAAAGTTCATCCAATGCGAAAAGGACCACAACAGATAGATTGA
- a CDS encoding AI-2E family transporter, producing the protein MKSKEILIILTLIVVGTYFSIVGLIEAGGFLKPLAIAVLLTLICIPLCRKLESLNFSKGLSAFVSVLLSLLAFLSFFVIISAQVANVSERWPEIKSKAKPKLEGFQQKVTEKTGLNLEQQLGMFGFSGQDSGAKPNEESEKRLDSNQSTDKANSDSQPSPEKIVSNASQEVGVIVMNFFSFLSSSVLTLVYLFFLLLYRNKVKLSILKFFSEENQKEAEEVMSHTVELGLNFIVGRFILIVFLAIIYSIGLSISGIENAILISVIAAVLSLVPFIGNIIGYVLAIIMAVFAGAELGGIIGVSLTFGLAQFVESYILEPYVVGSKVEVNPLVTIMVVILGGAIWGIIGMILSIPIAGIAKIIFDATPALKPMGYALGEEDVEGADEQNFLSKWGEKLWVKFSKK; encoded by the coding sequence ATGAAATCAAAGGAAATACTAATTATTCTTACGCTCATTGTGGTAGGAACTTACTTTTCGATTGTAGGATTAATCGAGGCTGGAGGCTTTCTAAAGCCCTTAGCAATCGCAGTTTTGTTGACTTTGATTTGCATTCCTTTGTGTAGAAAATTGGAAAGCTTGAATTTTTCCAAAGGCCTCTCAGCTTTTGTAAGTGTGCTTTTGAGTTTGCTGGCGTTCTTATCTTTTTTTGTCATCATATCTGCGCAGGTAGCAAATGTTTCCGAGCGATGGCCTGAGATAAAAAGTAAAGCAAAACCGAAATTGGAGGGATTTCAGCAGAAAGTCACGGAAAAAACGGGATTAAACCTAGAACAGCAATTAGGGATGTTTGGTTTTTCGGGACAAGACTCAGGGGCCAAGCCAAACGAAGAATCTGAAAAAAGACTTGATTCAAACCAATCCACTGATAAGGCTAATTCAGATAGCCAGCCTTCTCCCGAGAAAATTGTATCCAATGCCTCCCAAGAAGTGGGGGTTATAGTAATGAACTTCTTTAGTTTTTTATCCAGTTCTGTACTGACATTGGTTTACTTGTTTTTTTTATTACTTTATAGAAATAAGGTTAAGCTTTCGATTCTGAAATTCTTCAGTGAAGAAAACCAAAAAGAGGCAGAGGAAGTGATGAGTCATACTGTAGAATTGGGGCTGAATTTCATTGTAGGAAGATTTATTCTAATAGTCTTTTTGGCTATTATTTATTCAATTGGTTTGTCTATATCCGGAATTGAAAATGCCATTTTGATCAGTGTAATTGCGGCAGTTTTATCTTTAGTGCCTTTTATTGGGAATATTATTGGATATGTTTTAGCTATTATTATGGCTGTCTTTGCAGGAGCAGAACTTGGTGGAATAATAGGTGTGTCCCTTACTTTTGGACTTGCTCAATTTGTCGAAAGCTATATCCTGGAACCTTATGTCGTAGGGAGCAAAGTAGAAGTCAATCCTCTGGTAACAATTATGGTGGTGATCTTAGGAGGAGCAATATGGGGGATAATAGGAATGATATTGAGTATTCCTATTGCTGGTATCGCGAAGATAATTTTTGATGCAACTCCTGCACTCAAACCTATGGGATATGCATTAGGTGAAGAGGACGTAGAAGGAGCAGATGAACAGAATTTCCTGAGCAAATGGGGAGAGAAGCTTTGGGTTAAATTCAGCAAGAAATAA
- a CDS encoding DUF6090 family protein — MMKNNTIKYLKYAIGEIALVMIGILLALQVNNWNENRKNNNLRQSFIDNLIVDLKNDIENLEALNVINTNAETEGFYLESFLDNSLIEIDTLRLTNSLIFCGYVPNKSLISSTYNDLINSNNIHLFKDMELKRLLDEYYVNNTWFELLNTRILQTIWYDYRDEMLKFHSPKLYQDFYEFQKAIDSNPSQYQVQWDQIKNNDYIKTQVGMIGAYRKLIRQDFDRYILKAKTTLDYLEKSR; from the coding sequence ATGATGAAAAATAATACTATAAAATACTTAAAGTATGCCATTGGTGAAATTGCGCTGGTCATGATAGGGATTTTGCTGGCTTTACAAGTAAATAATTGGAATGAAAACAGAAAGAACAATAACTTGAGGCAATCATTCATTGATAATTTAATTGTTGATTTGAAAAATGATATTGAAAACCTTGAAGCCCTTAATGTAATTAATACAAATGCCGAAACAGAAGGCTTTTATCTTGAGTCATTTTTAGACAATAGTCTGATTGAGATCGATACGCTAAGGCTAACAAATTCGCTCATTTTTTGTGGGTACGTGCCGAATAAATCTCTTATTTCCTCTACCTATAACGACTTGATCAATAGTAATAATATCCACTTGTTTAAGGATATGGAATTGAAAAGGCTTTTGGATGAATACTATGTAAATAATACCTGGTTTGAACTTTTAAATACCCGAATCCTACAAACCATATGGTATGATTACCGAGATGAAATGTTGAAATTTCACAGCCCTAAACTCTATCAGGATTTTTATGAATTCCAAAAAGCAATAGATTCTAATCCTTCTCAATACCAGGTGCAATGGGATCAAATCAAGAACAATGATTACATCAAAACACAAGTGGGAATGATTGGAGCCTACAGAAAATTAATACGGCAGGATTTTGATAGATATATACTAAAAGCCAAGACAACCTTGGATTATTTGGAAAAATCCAGATAA